A genome region from Lucilia cuprina isolate Lc7/37 chromosome 3, ASM2204524v1, whole genome shotgun sequence includes the following:
- the LOC111680745 gene encoding actin-histidine N-methyltransferase, producing MDKRHNKKHNNKNKHNNKNNNTSHNNHNKNTETQTNQNTQVRLTPKDRAEIKNLVNQLIKNKLLENCSNPKDEWQQYTEIQQIIKRIQQLEAPLQRKRKDANPQDRLANIETFYQWVKDNGAHYDGLAIQKFDEYDLGLVATRDIKKDDLIFSIPRQLIMSEENLQNDNVKTNFRLSNMRLAFTLMEEYLKPDSFWKPYIDLLPESYSTVLYYTVEDMSELKGSNALSTALKLCQIIVRFYVNIYSWPDSAIPIKGFKEVFHYDLIRWAVSTVMTRENLIPRSKPLPGEETPSTIAALIPFWDMANHRNGTITSFFNVETQEMESKAQEDFKQGEQVFIHYGDRSNAELMTHNGFINSQNPKDYVSIKLGLSPSDALFEKRNQLLQLLNIPKNSELKVLPSPEHISSELLGFVRVFNMNEEQLDHWIKSERATDLLHIDCALETELESKTWQYLQIRLMLLLKAFPTTLEDDEKLFEGLKKGEIKPERSYIRMMILEYRILEKRILAAALDYAKQRTKA from the exons AGTTAGACTTACGCCCAAGGATAGagcagaaataaaaaatttagttaatcaactaattaaaaataaactattggAAAACTGCAGCAATCCCAAAGATGAATGGCAACAGTATACTGAAATCCAACAGATAATCAAGAGAATACAACAACTAGAAGCACCCCTGCAGCGTAAACGTAAGGATGCCAATCCCCAAGATCGTTTGGCCAATATAGAGACATTTTACCAATGGGTTAAGGACAATGGTGCCCACTATGATGGTCTCGCGATACAAAAGTTTGATGAATACGATTTGGGTTTAGTGGCCACACGTGATATTAAAAAAGATGATTTAATCTTTAGTATTCCTCGCCAGCTGATTATGTCCGAggaaaatttgcaaaatgataatgttaaaactaattttagacTGTCTAATATGCGTTTAGCTTTTACTCTAATGGAAGAGTATTTAAAACCGGATTCTTTTTGGAAACCTTATATTGATTTATTGCCTGAAAGTTATAGTACGGTTTTGTACTATACCGTTGAGGATATGTCCGAGCTGAAGGGCTCTAATGCCTTATCTACAGCTTTGAAATTGTGCCAAATTATTGTTCGTTTTTATGTGAATATTTATAGTTGGCCGGATAGTGCCATACCGATTAAGGGCTTTAAGGAAGTTTTTCATTACGATTTGATAAG atGGGCCGTTTCTACTGTAATGACTCGTGAAAATTTAATACCACGCTCTAAACCTTTGCCGGGAGAGGAAACACCCTCTACTATTGCTGCTCTAATACCCTTCTGGGATATGGCAAATCATCGTAATGGTACTATAACCTCGTTCTTTAATGTGGAGACTCAAGAAATGGAAAGTAAAGCTCAGGAGGATTTTAAGCAGGGCGAACAAGTTTTCATTCACTATGGTGATCGTTCGAATGCTGAACTAATGACTCATAATGG TTTCATCAATTCTCAAAATCCCAAAGATTATGTTTCCATTAAATTGGGCCTCAGTCCTTCGGATGCCCTTTTCGAAAAACGCAACCAACTGCTGCAACTGCTCAATATACCAAAGAATAGTGAATTGAAAGTATTGCCATCACCCGAGCATATTTCCTCCGAACTACTCGGTTTTGTTCGTGTCTTCAATATGAATGAGGAACAATTAGATCATTGGATTAAATCTGAACGTGCTACGGATCTTTTACATATTGATTGTGCTCTTGAAACTGAGCTGGAATCAAAGACCTGGCAGTATTTGCAAATACGTCTTATGCTTTTACTAAAGGCCTTCCCCACCACACTCGAAGATGATGAAAAACTCTTTGAAGGACTTAAAAAAGGTGAAATTAAGCCCGAAAGAAGTTATATCAGAATGATGATATTAGAGTATCGTATACTAGAGAAACGTATATTGGCTGCTGCCTTGGATTATGCCAAACAAAGAACAAAAGCCTAA